From Juglans regia cultivar Chandler chromosome 9, Walnut 2.0, whole genome shotgun sequence:
TCTACgtaaaaaagtagaaaattttGCTTTCCATTAACTGGAATTGGTaaaatatttgaggaaaattgaGTCTCGATAATCTCTGCATGAGGTTGGAGTACTGACATGACCAACTAAGGGATAATTTAAAGATGCatgtatttcatatatatttttttatttagaaattaatgCCTTGCGCGAATTTATTCGttgaaaaaagtataaaaatcgccgcaaaagtcTATTTTCTAACTTGATGTAAAAAATTAGCAACGAtgtaaaaaatcgctgcaattaaagattattgcggcgattttatttccaacagacataaaatcgccgcaaaaagtcttatttcttgtagtgtccaCAAGAacaatttttatgtgaaattactctttaaaacctgaaattaatatatatactgatgCAAATTATTGTCATgatataatgatataaaatgtaGGCGATAAGTTGGGCCATCTTCAATTCTTAGATCATAATGTTTTCAAGAAATTGATTTCCAGTTGAATTTTGCAAATTGCAAATGATAAGGACAtacatgtaattattataatcagtcattcttaattatatatggatTACTAGGGAAAACTCATTATTTAAGAAAAGTAATCATGTTTAGATATATATAGTCTTAGAATGTGCATGTCTtctacattttatttgaaaaaaataaggccggtccaccattaaaaaaacaattttcatgATGTGAatcctaaatttataattttttcaaagggaaTTAGTGAGACTCATACGATACACtagaattataaatattatttcccaTTTAAGAATCTTGTCATTTTCCTTGATCACGAGATAAAAGAGATTTTACATTTTGTGAATTAAAGTTccattttctttagaaaaataaataaatacatgaaagaCGTAATATACCAAATGTagcatttaatttctttacGCACGACATTACGCGGCACCAATGTACGTAGCATATACTTGAGGCTTGTCTAAGCTGCTAGCTTCTCCATGGCTAGCTCGTGAAAGCTGTAAGTGGAGagaaataacaaattaatgggaATCAAATgcagtccatatatatatatatatatatatatatatatatatataggatgaaAATGACCCATTCTGAATATTAATGAAAGCACACAAAAGCTGGTAATATTAATGAAAGTAGGTGACTACGATTAGGTCGAAAACAGTACTACCGTAACTTTATGCATGCCTTATGGTTAATAATACGGctaattattaagtaattaatttcttctaatttgcTCGAAAGAAATTACTCACGAagtgatattttataaatgagtaatgttatttatcatttaaattctcatcatctttttatcattacatgatatgacattaaattattaaaaattatttattatatttcacttgtaaacTTATAATCCAATATCATATTATAGAATGAtaggatgatgataaaaaaagagataatgaatatatttactttttataaatttaactatttaggtcgtattttattaattactatttattctaAAAACTTATAATGGTCGACTGTATTTCTAGTCAATCGCATGTATTTAATGAATTTGatcattcatttgaaaaattaattacattatACTTGTTGGACATTTGAACCTCCTTAATTTCATCTTGCATTCTATATCTAAGTACAAAACGAAATAAATGTAAGACATTAAAAGAATCGAATTCCTCGCTCAGTACTACAatattaaggttgtgtttggatgttaaagtgagttgagttgagttgagttgagatgataaaatattgttagaatattattttttaatattattattattttggaatttgaaaaagttgaattatttattatattttgtgttgggatttgaaaaagttgtaatgatgagttgagatgagttgagagtggtttaagttccaaacgcaccctaaTACGTActgcttttaattttattatttttcctttaattttttgtttaatttccaCGTACGCTCGCACGTACAGCTCCAAACTACAGCTTCATGCACAAGGCAACCTCAGCCCCACCCACATCCTATTATGACTACATCATTGTAGGCGGAGGTACGGCTGGCTGCCCCTTAGCAGCCACTCTCTCCCACAACTACAGCGTTTTACTCCTCGAACGTGGTGGCTCACCTTATGGCAATCCCAACATCACTGAGTTAGACCTGTTTGGTGCCGCACTCTCTGACCTCTCCCCAACCTCCCCCTCCCAACGCTTCATCTCCAAAGACGGCGTCATCAACGCTCGGGCTCGTGTTTTGGGCGGTGGAAGCTGCTTAAATGCTGGATTCTACTCACGCGCCTCTTCACATGACGTCAGGTACTAATATCATAAGCATGACTCGGATTTTCTCATGTGTCGTCTTCCATTCTAGTACTACATGTGTTTGCATGGCGCCTATATATGTGTTGATAATTTTTGCCAATTAAATTGGCTCATAATTAATAGGGAAATGGGATGGGATGGGCGGCTAGTGAATGAATCATATCAATGGGTGGAAAGGGTGGTGGCATTTGAGCCACCAATGCAACAGTGGCAGACGGCGGTTCGAGACGGAATGTTGGAAGTCGGGGTGTTGCCGGACAATGGATTCACGTATGATCATATGTACGGGACTAAAGTTGGGGGCACCATATTTGATAAAGATGGCCATAGACATACGTCTGCCGACTTGCTCGAATATGCTAACCCTAGTGGCCTTACGGTGCTTTTGCATGCTTCTGTGCATAGAATCTTATTTAGAACTCGAGGTAAGCTGTAGCAAATTGATGGACGAGTGAGAAAATTATtggatatattttcttaaaaataggataaaatttatttatttatttattcactataaatatatatagtattgtcttaaaaataaatgcttgtttaattttgttcatcaaaatcaatcttcaTACTTAACCAGGAAGAccaaggcccaaggcccacGGAGTCATATTTAGAGATGCATCAGGGGCCAGGCACAAAGCCTATATCAAGAAGGGGTCCAATAACGAGATTATTGTATCAGCTGGTGCATTGGGGAGCCCACAGCTACTTATGTTAAGTGGAATAGGGCCTCCAGACCAACTAAAGGCCCACAAGATCAGAGAAGTTTTGGACCTGCCTATGGTTGGCCAAGGCATGTCGGATAATCCCATGAATGCAATCTTCATCCCCTCTCCAGTCCCGGTCGAGATCTCTCTCATTGAAACCGTTGGCATCACCCACTTTGGAAGCTACATTGAAGCAGCCAGCGGTGCCAACTTTGCCGGTGGCTCTCCGAGAGACTTTGGGATGTTCTCTCCTAAGGTAGTGTTTTATAGTCACAACAAAAGTTATTTTGGGCTGAGAGAGTAGTAGAAAAGCCTAGTTTTTTCCCGGATGCTAACTGGGCTCAAATTCTCTACCTGTCTAGAAGCCCAGGCCTGCTTTTAGCCAAGCAGCTCCCCAACAGAGAAATAGtgcaaaacaacaataaattataatacctTAATTTCGTCAACATTTTTAAGGAAATTTGACCTCAAACATGGTTAATGTGTTTGTATTGATCGCCATTTACAGATTGGGCAGCTCTCCACAGTCCCACCCAAAGAAAGGACCTCAGAAGCCCTAGCCAAAGCAGTGGAACTCATGGACAAACTTGACGAAGCAGCCTTCAGAGGTGGATTCATTCTAGAGAAAATCACGGGTCCAATGTCCACAGGCCATTTGGAGCTCCAGACCCTGAATCCCAATGACAACCCATCTGTCACTTTCAACTACTTCAAAGATCCCCTGGACTTGCAAAGATGTGTCCAAGGCCTTAGCACCATCGAGAGAGTAATCGAGTCAAAGGCTTTCTCCAAGTTCAGATACGACTTTTTATCTTTGCCAGCACTTCTCAACATGACCGCGAGTTCCCCAATAAATTTGTTGCCTAAGCATGAAAATGCTTCAAGGTCCTTGGAACAATTTTGCAAGGATACTGTGATGACCATTTGGCATTATCATGGAGGCTGCCAAATGGGAAAGGTTGTTGATCATGATTACAAAGTTCTTGGAGTTGATGCACTAAGGGTTATCGATGGATCCACGTTTAATCACTCTCCTGGAACTAATCCTCAGGCCACTGTCATGATGCTTGGAAGGtacataactataatctatTTGCAACATACTAAAATATACACTCATGTTAATTATTATGTGGAATCCTGCAACTGATCATGCTTTGAGTACTGTTTTTATATCAATGACGGACTATCATGTGTTTTAATGCATGCGGTGCAGGTACATGGGTGTAAGGATATTGAGAGAGAGACTAGCTGGCCGGAATGACTCTCATGAgtaaatcatgattttaaacatggttttttttttatgaacttaATTGATCAAAATGCATGGATTTGGAGGAGTACTCCGTTTTACAATGATCTGTACGTTGAAAGCCTAAAGAAAtgtcaaattaattataattgattCTTGTGATCATGGATTTGAAAtgatacatacacatatatatatatatatacatataaattaattaaacgtACGTATACATTGAGGATCGATtatgttaataatttatatattttcgaGTCTTCAACATTGTTACTCTCATGTGGTACTTGTGGTACTAATCAAGACTACCATGCACTGTATGCTACTTACCCTATCTATTAATATTCAATACGGTACCCCATaagaaaagtatatatattaaattaatattatattttattagatggAAAGCTTCACAAACTGAGTGCATGTGATCATGTAATATAACAAAACAAAGTTCAGAAACTTGCATGTATGCGCAGAGTTGGAGCCATTACCATAAGATCATCGATCAAGATCCAGCTACTGCATGTAGAGAGTCATAATTCCCATTAATAGGACAAgcagaaaaaataatgatatttgaaaTAGCATTagtatgaaaaagaaatatatagtttatccataaagagattttgtaaaaacataaaactcataaattgatgtgatatgttaaatctatattataataaaaataattttacaattcgAATGTATTAatcaagataaaaaataatataaatttattcgTTCAAAGAgtagaaaaaagataaaactttATCAACGAGATCAGTACTGTAGCTAATTAGTGAAACGCTATAAAACCAGAGAGATGCAAATTCCTATATAGCTATCAAAAAGATATATACTTTTTTCCAGGAGATCAGAACTAAGGGGGATTTATTATTCCGACGTTAcaagataattatttatttataatccgttaattctaacaaaatgtttatttataactaaaattagttatgaataatcttttaattataataaattaatcgtaaaaatctatttttcttatagtgcgttttcttttgctttttttttttttttttgtgaaatagCCAATAGATGTCAAAAAGCATattgaaatgagagagaatatGACACAGGATATACCTTCAGGCCCAGGTTTCTGCTGCAATTGTCTCCCAACacggatagagagagagggagataaaCAAAAGAAGGCATCGTGTATTCTGATCCATGGCATCTCCCTCTTgatttttccctctctctctctccctcactccaGCTTGATGAAAGAAACGTTCAGAAGTCGAAAATAAAGCAGAATCCAAAAACATTCGTAAGcaagctttttttttctccctgaCAAAAGCAGCCTTGCATGGAATGCGTAGAAAGCAGGCACCGAAGGATATCCATGGCATATGCTTCCCTCGACCGCTTATCCACTGTTGGAAGAGCCTATAAAGCTGTCCGAGCTGCTAGACATCTCCACACAAACCAGAGGTGGTGGTTTTCGAACTGTCAAAAAGCATGACATGAATTAAGATCGTCGTCGCGATCGGCCGG
This genomic window contains:
- the LOC108990869 gene encoding protein HOTHEAD-like, translated to MATLSWRRLFGTAALAGILLFFSGFCASEKAPNYSFMHKATSAPPTSYYDYIIVGGGTAGCPLAATLSHNYSVLLLERGGSPYGNPNITELDLFGAALSDLSPTSPSQRFISKDGVINARARVLGGGSCLNAGFYSRASSHDVREMGWDGRLVNESYQWVERVVAFEPPMQQWQTAVRDGMLEVGVLPDNGFTYDHMYGTKVGGTIFDKDGHRHTSADLLEYANPSGLTVLLHASVHRILFRTRGRPRPKAHGVIFRDASGARHKAYIKKGSNNEIIVSAGALGSPQLLMLSGIGPPDQLKAHKIREVLDLPMVGQGMSDNPMNAIFIPSPVPVEISLIETVGITHFGSYIEAASGANFAGGSPRDFGMFSPKIGQLSTVPPKERTSEALAKAVELMDKLDEAAFRGGFILEKITGPMSTGHLELQTLNPNDNPSVTFNYFKDPLDLQRCVQGLSTIERVIESKAFSKFRYDFLSLPALLNMTASSPINLLPKHENASRSLEQFCKDTVMTIWHYHGGCQMGKVVDHDYKVLGVDALRVIDGSTFNHSPGTNPQATVMMLGRYMGVRILRERLAGRNDSHE